In Quercus robur chromosome 10, dhQueRobu3.1, whole genome shotgun sequence, a genomic segment contains:
- the LOC126704166 gene encoding stromal 70 kDa heat shock-related protein, chloroplastic-like has product MEGRKPNAEFFLNMLKNDGLVMGLLFDAHLTLEEICALEKEMKEEKNLNDSFGVLDMGNFGQCGIVLDVSPLSLGLETLGGVMTKIIPRNTTLSTSKSEVFSIATDGQISVDINVFQGEREFVRDNRYLRSFCMDGIPPAPHGIPQIEVKFCIFLNGILLVTAVDKGIGKKQGITIINLPNDYVQRMVNEAERFAKDYKEKRGAIDTKNQAESIVYQTKKQLKELGETRFMP; this is encoded by the exons ATGGAAGGAAGGAAGCCAAACGCTGAGTTTTTTCTGAATATGTTAAAGAATGATGGTCTAGTGATGGGTCTGTTGTTTGATGCGCATCTTACGCTTGAGGAGATTTGTGCTCTG GAGAAGGAgatgaaagaggaaaaaaacttaaatgatAGTTTTGGGGTTTTGGATATGGGAAACTTTGGTCAG tgtGGTATCGTGTTGGATGTTTCACCATTGTCACTAGGTCTTGAAACACTAGGTGGTGTAATGACAAAGATCATCCCAAGAAATACTACTTTGTCGACCTCCAAGTCAGAGGTGTTCTCCATAGCCACAGATGGGCAGATTAGTGTTGATATTAATGTTTtccaaggagagagagaattcgTTAGGGACAACAGATATCTACGCAGCTTTTGTATGGATGGTATCCCACCTGCACCTCATGGGATTCCTCAAATTGAAGTGAAGTTTTGCATATTTTTGAATGGTATTCTTTTGGTCACTGCGGTTGACAAGGGCATAGGGAAGAAGCAAGGCATTACCATTATAAATTTGCCCAATGATTATG TGCAAAGGATGGTTAATGAAGCAGAGAGGTTTGCAAAGGATTACAAGGAGAAGAGAGGTGCCATTGACACAAAGAACCAAGCTGAATCTATTGTCTACCAGACAAAGAAACAGCTCAAGGAACTTGGAGAGACAAGGTTCATGCCCTAG